The Acidobacteriota bacterium genome includes a region encoding these proteins:
- a CDS encoding ABC transporter ATP-binding protein, with amino-acid sequence MIAVENLVKRFGSFTAVDGVSINVEPGQIHGFLGPNGAGKTTSIRMIAGLLRPDEGRILVNGHDLAREPEAAKAALGFIPDRPFIYDKLTAGEFLRFHGGLYGMDGGDTDARITEMLEIFELGRWQHELVESFSHGMKQRLVMSAAFLHRPKAVLVDEPMVGLDPRGARLIKDIFRLMASRGVAILMSTHTLEVAQEMCDLISIILKGKIIAHGTVADVRAMAGTPDEELTPVFLKLTGGGALQEIDEIV; translated from the coding sequence ATGATCGCCGTCGAGAATCTGGTCAAGCGTTTTGGTTCCTTCACGGCGGTCGATGGCGTTTCGATTAACGTCGAGCCCGGCCAGATCCACGGCTTTCTCGGCCCGAACGGGGCGGGAAAGACCACCAGCATCCGGATGATCGCGGGCCTGCTGCGGCCCGACGAGGGCCGCATCCTGGTGAACGGCCACGACCTGGCGCGCGAGCCCGAGGCCGCGAAGGCCGCGCTTGGTTTCATTCCGGACCGGCCGTTCATCTACGACAAGCTGACCGCCGGCGAGTTCCTGCGGTTTCACGGCGGACTCTACGGCATGGACGGCGGCGACACTGACGCCCGCATTACCGAGATGCTCGAGATCTTCGAGCTGGGCCGGTGGCAGCACGAGCTGGTCGAGAGTTTCTCGCATGGCATGAAGCAGCGGCTGGTCATGAGCGCGGCCTTCCTCCACCGGCCCAAGGCGGTGCTCGTGGACGAGCCCATGGTCGGTCTCGATCCGCGCGGCGCGCGCTTGATCAAGGACATCTTCCGGCTGATGGCGTCGCGCGGCGTCGCCATCCTGATGAGCACGCATACCCTGGAAGTCGCGCAGGAGATGTGCGACCTGATCAGCATCATCCTCAAGGGCAAGATCATCGCGCACGGCACGGTCGCCGACGTGCGTGCCATGGCCGGCACGCCGGACGAGGAACTGACGCCGGTGTTCCTGAAGCTCACGGGCGGCGGCGCCCTGCAAGAGATCGACGAGATCGTCTGA